ACACTCTATTCAGTTCTGTCAGGATGTGCGATAGTTGCCCTCTGGAAAAGTTTTGGTTTCCACATTAGAGGTCTGGAACCTGGAAACAAAGAACCTGTGAATGTTCCCCGAGAAAAATCTTGTTTACATTAGTGAGCAGAGTCTGACTAACCACTAAGTCTCCCCGCCACAGCTGCCCCGACCGCAGTGATGAATCGTCACCCCTTACATACTCATGACCTTATCACTGCTGCGTGACACTACACTTACAACATGtctcttttgtttctttctttcttcttctaaGCATTTATATTCCCTGCCATTCATCACCCATAATCCCGGTTCTCGCAGGAATTTGCCGTTAGTTCTTTTTTGGACGGATAAATTTGGATGTCTGTGGTGATTCCTGTTGCCCGGCTCCACCCCGCAGGCCGTTTCCTGCTGGAGGTAAGCACAATGACCAATGGCGACGCAGCATGTGTTTGTTCTGCTCCTGCTCCAGCGGTAACGTGAGCAGAGAGAGGCCCCTCCCTGGGCCTTGAGCTTTGGCTTCAGGCCTTGGTGTTTCTCTGCATGCCATCGTTTTCTCCATATACCACTCCCTAATGTAAAAAACAGCTCTGTTTGTGCAGGACACGCGGACAGTTTCCAGCGTCAGTCATAATTCTCTATAAGGTCCTGGTTGGAAATTTGCAAGTCTATATTTACGAACTTAGCACGTTTGTTACGTAACACGTAACCCAGCCGAAATGTCCCCAGACTGTCCACAAATCGGAAAGAACTGAGCTCAAGAGTTTTGCCTGTTATCAACCAGATCTGGTCGCACAATTACAACTTTGGACCACCAATGGAGAAGTATTCCTCCCAGAACAGTTTCGCCATACTCGGGATCAGAAATTTACAGGGGCAAAATGGCACCAAAAATGCCTCCCAAATTCAAGATAAGGGGTAATATTTGAATTTTTCCCCTGGAACCAATTTACAGAGGTGTTTTTAATAATTACCTTTAGaaatgtgtgaatctgtgttgTCTTTTTTTTGCCCTTTCAACCAATTCCTTATTTGAAAGCACTTTCAGAACAGCTGattttatttttccatgtttttttatttcagctgataaatgataaaaactttaacagccaatcagagcccgAGGACTTAAAGTGGCAGACAATAAAACTCCATTATGCTCTtgttaataaacagaacattatcgtctgttggtgtggatgctaataaatttatctttatagttatcattcttggggCCTTACGAGTTTTCAAACTTTCATAGTTCAAAGACAAGGCACAGTGTGTTTTCTTGAGTGCTTAGAGGAATGCACTAAATACGGTCACAATGGGGGCAGCTGAGACCTTTTAAACTGTTTGCAgaattttttatatcataagtttAAGTTCCTTAAGCCTCATCTAGTCCTGGTgtgctttttataattttttttattattattttttatacagcATTTGGCATTTGTAATGACTCACGCTGAGTTTCTTATTCTGAAAGCTGCCAAAAGTATTTCTGTTCTAGACGTATCCATTTGAATATCACCCTTTGCTGTTTAACCTCTCCTGGTGTCCATCCTGGACCTACACCCATTGTCTTTTGGCTCTCCTTCCTGCTGAATTTGTTGCATTTTTTCTCTTACCATTTCTGTTTTTCTCTCCCTCCTTGATTTTGAAGTCTCCCCTTCGTCTTGGCTGGGAGGAAGTGACCAACTACTTTCAGGGTCTTTGGGGAACTGTAGCTCCCTTTCCTGTAACTCTTTCTGAACCTGAACTCATGCACTGTACATACACATGTGTAcacttgttttaaaaatgtagtttagAGCACAGTATTATCCACATctggaagttgtggcctagtggttagagagtatgactcctaaccctagggttgtgggttcgagtcccgggctggcaataACACAACTTAGGagcacttgagcaaggcatcgaacccccaactgctcctcagGCGACGcagaataaatggctgcccaatgctttgggtgtgtgttcacagtgtgtgtgtgtgtgttcactgctgtgtgtgtgcactttgcatgggttaaatgcagagcacgaattctgagtatgggtcaccatacttggctgaatgtcacgtcacttacacttttttttttatttttttatctgtctaGAGGTTATGAACTTATGTTGAGTACATGCTTGACAGTGTGTTGTTTCACGTGTGGTTGGAAGgtgatcaaatgaatgctgtttttaaactttctattcatcaaagaatcctgaaaaaaaatgcatctcaGGTTCTACAAAAATATGGagtagcacaattgttttcaacaaagATAAACGGtaagcaaataagcatattagaatggtttctaaaggatcttgtaataatatttaacaatatcactgttgttactgtatttcttaaataaatgcagccttggtaagcatactGAGacataaaataaaggttttaaaaaatcttatcagTCATAACTTTTTCACAGTAGTGTAGATCATCATCCCATTATGAGGAAAAAGTTCACTTGAAAGTTAACAGTGACTTTTTGGTTTCTCCACTTTGCTTTACTGAAAACAGCACTCAAGCTGCACATAAAATGTCTATTTTATATCAATGTGTCTTGTTTAAATTCCTTTAACCCTAAAACGTTCTGTTTATTGGAAATTCAAATTAGATTTcgaatctaattttttttttaactatgctTTACCTTTGTTGTGTCATTTTAAGTCATCAAAACATTAACGCTATTATCTCACTACAAATTTACTCATAAACCACTAATGAATATAtcttttaaaaaagtttaaaagataCTCTATTTGTTTTCCAGAAAGAATGGGACTTTCTCAGCAGTGGGCAAATGAGAAGCATTACGTGTGTTTTAAaggcagtctctctctctttctttctctctcatgctctctctctctctctctctctctctctctctctctctctctctctctctctctcatgctctctctTCCCTGTGCTCCTCCCAGCTCTATATTAGAACCAGCTGTGGAGTTGGAGACTGAATGAATGGCTCTTTGTGATTTGGCTGTAACTCCTGTATAAAGCTCTGTTTCTTTCTCCCTCTAGGAACTGGCATGACAAAAGTGTTGGAACAATGTAACCTGATGTTCCCACTTTGACATTGTTGCTCCATAAAATCATATCAATTCACCACTAAGACTGCAGAAATGCATATACGGGATGTTGAGCTTGAGAAGAACTTGGTTCCTCACAATGTTGGATCGTAAATTTAGGTGACCAGAAATGAAATTCTGTATGAGATTAAGAGGATAATTTTCCGGTCTTGCAGATTTTTAACCACAATGTCTCTTGAACCCTGCTCTTGAGGAAGTCTTTGAGGTGTAGGAGTCAGTGTATGTGAAGGTCCACGATGTTCTGCAATCTTTCTGGATGCCGTCTGGGGTCCGGCAGgggtgtgtctgtctctctgagtTTAGGTGGATGACTCAGTTAGAACTCCGgaccaaaaaaaacattgctcaCAGCACAGAGCTTTCCCAGGCTTGGGACGATTTGCCAAGTAACATGTTGTTGTGGTTGAGGGAGATGAAGGGTGTGTTGTGGTGGTTAGAAATGATGATGGAGAGCCAAGACAAATTAGTCTCTCACAGAAGAGTCTGTTTGGGATCAACGGTCATGAGGAGTGGCTTCTCTGGTTCTTGAGATGACGGCAAACGTCTAAAATGAAGGGTGCAACCCAAATCATATAAAGAATCTGCCAATGTTAGTCATAATTGAGCAGTTCTGTAAATAATTCACCCACCCCTTTAGGATTTTGGTGGCACTCATAAGAGAGTTGAAAGAAGCGAAAGAGGAGAGCGAGGAGGTCGGGGAAGAGATACTGTCATTGCAGCACAGGGAGTTATTTAACTCTGACTGCTACCTTCAGACACGATACAAATTACTCAAGTGGTTCTCTTGAGTTTAAGGAGTCATTTTATTCCTTGTTTTTAGATAAAGCATCCCAAATTCCACATCATAGCCAAGAAGAAATGAAGCTGCTTGTTTAAAACAGACCTTGAgtttcacacagtgataaagagaCCTTTGAAAATCATCATCAAAACTAAACACCCCTTAATGTTTATCCGTTCCTCAGAAAGCTCGCCTGCGGGAAACTAATGACCAGACATTTTCCTTGACATGTTTTCATAATATGAAACTAGCTTTGAGGAATTCAGTTTTCCCGGCTCCTCAAGCATGGTGAATTTACTCCTACTGAGCAGGCCGATATTAGACTTCCCTTAAGATTGCTAATCTTAATAATGTGGCGGTGGGTGTAGGACACCCTGGAGGCAGAAGATGTCAACTTCCGCTGCTCTGGAATGTAAAGCAAGGGGAAGTTGGGCAAGAGGTACAGAGAGAGGGGCATGGGTTTATGGCAAAGCATTCCTACTGGAGGATTGTACAGACTGGCTCTGCTGGTCAAAGGTCTGCTGCTGGGGAGGGGGCACACTGTGCTCTGTTCACTGTCATCTCAATGGGACACTGTTTACGAGCAGACAAAGAGCGAGGAAGGTCACCGTCACACATGCACGCATGCCTTTGCACAGTAGAGGCCGATGCAGCCCTGTTCAGGGTGGACGTGCGTGGTGGCCTGGAGAAGGGGATTGTTCGGGAGCATAAGACACCGCGCTAAAACGACAAGAGTCAGGAAACTAGGTTTCATAATTTACTGTGAGTAGCACTGTGTGATTGGTTTCCAGGGtattgctgtgtggttgctaaggtgttgtaaGTGGTTTAAAGTGTGTTTTGAGTATTTTAGCATGTTGCTCTATATACTAGGGCTGgaccattaattgaaataaaatccaAATTGTGATATGCTAAGTGTGATTTTCAAATCTCAAAGACTGtgattaaatgaaatatatgtaCAGCGCATTTCGGAGCTAAACGTGACATTTTATTTTACGTCTgagcagttaattttttttatgtggagtaaaatattattattatgatagtAATTGATCTTAtttagtttaatatatttatttaataataatattattaataatcacaataaagaaataataataataataactattattattaaactgttaTATAATCACAAATATTTGGTCAGTTACTAGGCTATTTTGAAGGGTTGCCAGGTGTTGCTTGGTCAACGAAAGCTTGACATTTTGGTCTTTAGATGCGTGTACATATGAGTGCTTTTTTGCCTGATCTATCAGTTGACAGGAAAGTAGGTTATGGCCGCTTGAAAAAGTCAGTAAGCTGATATTTAAACTTGGAACAAACAATTCAGTACCAGGATTGGAGTAAAGGAGTAAAGTTTAACACACAAGAGTATGTTCAAATCATGAGCCTAAATATGTACAACAATAATGGAATTAGAGCAGAGATAAGAGAGACAGAGATGTGTTTAAGGAAAGCAAGGGTGTTTGTGACACCGTGAGAGAGACAGGACTGTGTGTTAAGGCTGGATTTTTGTCATGCTGTGTGCCTTTACTGGAGTCTCTAATTATGGCACATCAGCCGTCCCCCTGTCAACACTCTTCACAGCACTGATGCTCcagttttcacacacacaaatgtgtgtgttaGCGCTCACAGTAACACTTCTCATGCGTACTCAACATTCATCTGTGGCTGTGGCAGGGGAATAAAAAACCCACTAATTAAGATGATGTTGACTTAAGCGGCTCGGCATGTTTTAATAAAATCTTGTTTTGCAtggccatcttttttttttttttcttcattattagcTTCTAGCATTTATGGTAAAAGTGAAACTAGTGTATTTGTTGTGCTTAAAATATGATTCCCGAATAGTATTGATACTTCAATAATATTAATttgatacaaaataaataaaacaggataTTAAAAATGCGCACAAACAGCTGAGATGCCTGTTAATTTCAGTGAGATTTCAAGTGTAAGAAAGCGAGCAAAAGCACACAGGATGGATAGTGGGCAAGAGAGCTCATTTTGTCGGCTTAAGATCTACAAAATACCAAaacagttcagtcagtgtttCCGTATGGCCTACTTTCTTCTCCAAAAGGCAAGAACATAAACAGACTGAGAGGGTCATGAGATTAGACAAAGGGGGAAAGTTTTGTGTGAGGCAGCAAGGGAGAAGCTATTTCCCATTATGAACCGAAATGACTGGAGCAGTCTCTTTGAGATGTCTGTGAAGTTCAAACCCAGCTCTAACTGTGGTCTAATATGCTGTTAATGTCGGGAACAGAGATAGCTTGTGAGTCGTGGCACAACCCAACCCccccatacccccccccccccacacacacttcTAACTAATGACCTAGAAAGTTAATTTTTGGCAAAAAGGCACATTAGCTGGGACAGATGCAATGCTGAGGGGAAAAAGAGAACAGTCTAAAAGTCAAGAGCTAGATGAAAAGAAAGGTTGTAGCAAAGCTGCTTAATTTTGCCTAATTGATTTAAAGATGGAATGCTTTGCTTCAGTCGAAATGTGCAACTGAGAGAGCGGAAGAAGAAAGAGCGGACAGAGGCCAGCTGCTATCTCCTGATCATCAGCTGACAGAGTGAGGAAAAATCAGGGAGAAAAGAGGAGATAGAACGCATGGAAAAGTGTGGGAGAGAAAGGCCAAGCAAAAGTGCCtgtgtctgtcttttttttacagtatctTGATTCTGAGAACCACAAAGAGCGTGTTCAGAAGATTCCTAATAAGGCTGTAACTAGACACTCTTTCTCTTGTTGTCGCCTGCCAGAAAACGTTCCCCTCTTTTTCCCCTCTCCTCCAAACAAGAGAACTAGAAACAAACAGAAACTGTACAGCCTAACTTCGTAGGGGATAAAGCAGGGAATGAATTACAGGGAGTTTGACCCCCATAATTAAGACTTGAAAATGTTTGCCTGGGTTCTAAAGTCAGTGTGAGTTAATTCTACACATTTCATAAGCAACATTATAACagcattcaaatcaaaagttagGTTACTAGTTAAAGCTCAACAGTTTTCTGTTAGGATCAGTATTAGACAGGACAGCAGGTGCCTCAATTATTTATAGGTTTACATTTAAGTAGATGTATGCAGGGCTCGAACTGAGGGGGATGGCATCCctcttgttgaaaaaaaaagaccGAAATCATCCCCTCTGTAAAAACACCCCTTTAGATTAATAATGCTGTGTATTATTATGTAAAACTTATTGTGCTAATTAAATACTGCATTAATATTCTCTATGTATAATCATTTATAAACTAAATAACAGCAATTGGCCAGTCAGAGCACAGCATTAACAAGCTCAGTCATTTTTCGCACACAATGTTTCAAGCGCAACTTAAACAACGTAATAAGGTATGATATTTTCTTGATTAGAGTATAGATATTCCCGTGACATAACGTTATTGTGCTGTACTATGTGTGATTGTGAGGACGAGGGATGGTTTCATTCAGAAATGATCACCTGGCCTCTTATAATTCATGCTTGTTGAGATTATCAAGTGTATCAGTGACTCTgcaaaaacgaaacaaaaaaactTGAGTCCAAATCATTCAGTGCATAATGAAGCCTGTTAGAATGCAGTTAGAATGCTTCTGTTATtcaaataatgaaagaaaaaatactcctgtgtgtttttttttgtttttttatctttatatgaTGTTGAGTAATATCACTCAAGAATCAGCACATGTGCATGATCGCAaatgttaaattcattttatACAGCCGTTTGGAAGACAAGAAGGTAATTGAGAGAGTTATATTTTAGACACATTTAGTCTTTTAGTCATTTAGTTTAGTCTTTTCCTGTTTTGCAAAttaaatagttccaaacaaagttgTTGTGCGTCTCATAGCAACACTGCGATGTATCTTTCCAGAAATGAATCTGTTTTTTTAACGAATCGAGTGAGCCAATTATTCAATGCTACATTCATAAAGACAACTTGTTTTGTTTCTAATTGAATCAACCATTTTGAAAGAATAGTTTGATTGAAGGATTCAATGAATCATGTTATCGACAAAAAtccccatcttttttttttttccaatatcgCACACACCAGCATAATTTAGGTCATTTGACACACATGCTGCACAAGGAAAACAGCTCATAAACCAGTTCATTTAATAAAGcttattttttgataaataacaATTTGTTAAATTAGACGTATTTGTAATCGCAAGACCCCCCACCCCATCATCCACCTTGaatgttttttacatttcaacCACTGGGTGTATGTCACTACTTATTTCATTACTTAACGGTGCCAAGGTACCGTTTGACCCTTTCCCCTGCTGGTCTGAGGAATATATTTGTATACAGCTGCTCAATTGTTGATTTAAAGATTTTGAATAAGCGCTGTCGATTAAATTTGGTAGCTATCCATAAATCTcataattttaattgaaaaattgGAATTGGTTAGTAATGGTATCTCTCTTATTCAGGAGAGATTGGCTGGTGACTGACAATCATGGCTCAGGTGCTTCATATGGACTCCAGTTTTCCAGGTAAGATCCCACCTTGCATTAGGATACTACACATActgtaatgcatatatatattgtgatttcTGTTATCCTTTACCCAGTTCATCCACTCTTTAGAGACTAAGTATTAAAGTGAAGCCTTGTTCTAGTCATAGCCTGAAGTTTATTCTTTCCCCTGTTGTCCAATTCCAAGATTAGACTGAGATTTCCTGCAGTTTAAAGTCGTTTCCTCTCTCCTTAGGGAAGATTAACCCCCCGGAGCCCCCCTCCTTGCATGGAAAGGACCCAGAGGCTCCATACTCAGTAGAGACCCCCTATGGCTACCGTCTGGACCTGGACTTCCTCAAGTATGTCAATGATATTGAAAAGGGCAACACTATTAAGAAGGTGCCAGTGCAGCGGCGCCCACGTTATGGCTCGCTTCCACGTGGCTATGGCTACACAGGCTCCTGGTGGACCTCCACTGAGTCGCTGTGCTCCAACACCAGCATGGATAGCCGTCACTCATCATACTCCTACTGTGCGCCGGGATTTCACAGCTCACAGCGACCCAGCTTCAGCATGGCACGTGTGGAGAAGACCTTGCTGGATGCTCGCCGGAagctggaggaggagaaggatGGCCGTCGTTTCTCAAACCTGGACAGTATGCACAGCAGTATGGCGGGCTCCAACACCTCCCTGTCCAGTGCCCACAGCTTCAATCGTGCCCAGGGAGGTGGCTCCTATACGCCAATTAGCTCTGGCTTGTCCACACCTGTCTCACCAACACCCGCCCATCTGCAACACGTACGGGAGCAAATGGCCGTTGCCCTGCGGAAGATCCGGGAGCTGGAGGAGCAGGTGAAGACCATCCCAGTGCTGCAAGTGAAGATCTCTGTGCTTCAGGAGGAGAAGAGGCAGCTTAGCGTGCAACTCAAGAGCCAGAAGTTCCTGGGCCACACACTGGGGTTCAATCGGAGCCGTCCACGAGGAGAACTCTACATCGACATACCCGAAGAGGAGACGGGAAACGGGACAGGAGCCGCGAATAGAGCTGCAGGAAGTCTTTCACCTACCACTCCGGGTTCCCTTCAGGACTCAGGATGTGAAATCGAGGAGACTGTTATTGTCGGTGGAGCTCGTCCTGGTGCAAAGCGGGAGGTACGAACTGTCGGTGTAGGGCCTGAGGTGGAAGAAAGGCCGTGCCGCCAAGTTGGAGTAGGAGTGCGAGAAGAGGACTTGGGTTTGCTGCCTGAAACTGAAGCCCTCAAGACTAAGGTGGGGCTTTTAGAAGTTCAGCTGAGGAAAACGATGCAGGAGCTACAGAGTGCTCAGCAGCAAGTCGAAGCAGCTCAGAGAGAGAGGCAAGCTCTTTCCCCTCAGGTGGACCATGCGGTGAGAGCTACCAGTCTCGGCTGGCAGGAGCAGCCGGGTCAGGCTGGTGGGGGCCTGCACACTGTTGTCAGTTTTACTCAGCAGCCTCATCAGCAGAGGACCGTGGGGATCCAAGTATATACACTGGAGCAGCCCACTGTGGTGGGTGTGGGGATGCTGCTAAGAGCCCAGGGCTGCACATCTCCCAATCAGTCTGCGGCTACACCAGAAGGACCCCACAGAAGACCTGCAGAGTCCCCAGCAGCAGAGGGTGTGTATATCTGTTGCTATTTACTCACctacatgttgtttcaaacctgaacTATTTACCATGGAATATGAAAGGATGCAGAATATTTATGTTGATTTTTCTCTGTACAATAACGGTGAAAGGGGAAGAACCGCCATGAAAGTGTCCCCCAAATTATTGTTCTGACACCACGTTAGCTTTGTATGAGCAACAGACTGAAACTGAAGACATTACTCACTCCAAAATCTCCCAATCCTCCTAATTGTAACCCAACTTCTACTTTTGTATATTCATGTATACAACACATTTATATTCAAATGTGCTGTGGGGAGACACAATATGTTTCAATTGCCTAAAAGGCAATGGAGGCAATTGCCCGTTTGAATATGCAAGTTTGATGGACTCTGATCTGACCTGCAATGTCTTATTATTTGAAGACATGGGACCAGTAGACCAGAAGATCGTTATGTCACAGCGTTACATTTTAGATGAATTGCTGAACACAAACTTTAAAGGTACAGGGGCAACCGAACTCCCAACTGCTCACCGGGAGCCACAGCAATATGGTTCTGCTCTGGGTCCgtgttcatggtgtgtttgtgtgtgcactttgatggtttaaatgcagagcacaaattctgagtatgggtcaccatacttggccacatgtcacttcactttcactcactttaaCGTACATATTGCATATTTTTAGATTTTGGATTATTATTTGTTATGTATGAATTTATAAAAAAGCCGCTACAGAAAGTGACATCATATCTTATCCATCGCAGTGTAGACAGAAGTGTTATGTGACTGCCCTCAAGTCATATGGTCAACTTTTATGATGCTGTTTTTGAATTTTTGGAGTTATACTCCTATTCACTTGTATTGTGTTGAAAATAGCAGCTCTccactttcttcttcttttgtgttgaaGTCAAACCAACATTACGGtgactaaaaaaaacaaaccacctttttgaatgaactatccctttaaaattatttttgtatttgtgctTAGTTTCTCTTTTGCCCTCAGAATCGCCGCGTGAGCTTCCCATTGCAATAAGCTCTAAGCAGGTGCGGGAGGTCTTGAAAAGTGAAGTGTCCAAATCAGTACCAGTGACCAACCAGGCAACTGCTATGGATACAAAGTGCAGCCAAGTGACTGCCATCTCCCAACGGTTTAAAGAGGGAGAAATTAACCAGCAATCAGCAGAAGAAGCCACCCAAATCGATCGAGCAAAACCAGGTTTGCGTTGTTGTCTTTTAGTAACTGGTGATAACAATGAATCAGATGTCTTCCACATATTCCAACTAGTAATTCTTACACTGTGTACTGTGTTTGTATTCTCCAGCCTCCCCTCAGTCCACCCTGAGGTCAATAATGAAACGAAAGGCTGATGGGGAACCTGGCTCTCCGTACACCAAAAAGAACCTGCAGTTCATAGAAGTCAATGGAGGGTAAATACAGAATTatgttaataaatgaaatcataagATATGTTGCAGATGTTTGATTCAACAACTGTATTATTGAACTACTatatatttactaatgtttggaaacaataaataatttttaagaaatttGATAATAAACTGAAAACAAGATACAAGTTGGTTGTCATTTGCACAAAACTATTATTTTACTGCTTAGCAACACTTGTGTTTCCTTCAGGAACTGCATATCTAGTTTAGATGATCAATTTGGGATCCATTTCATTAGATTCAGACAGCACTAATATGACCTGCAGGTATGAGTCGACATCTTCTGACGACAGTAGCTCGGAAAGTTCAGATGAGAGCGATGCAAGTGAATACCACGAGGCTACAGAGAAACTACCAGAATCTACAGCACAGCAGTCTCAGGTGGCCTCCTGCAACCCTCAGTCCATCTGTGAGACAGCAGCTGCCCAAACACCTCAGTACAGCACTGCCCAGCCACCAGCCAATCACACTGCAGCACAGCAAAGCACCAGCCAATCACAAGCCTCGGATGCAGCTACCCAGCAACAGGTCACCCAATCACCAGCAGCAGAGGCAGACATACAGAACTCTGTAAACCAATCATCAGTGACCACCACGGCTCATCCAGAAGGCATCATTCAATCCACAGAGGCGAAATGTGTTTTCCAAGGGTGTACCTCTCAAAGCACTCTTGAACAAGACTCTGTCCAGTTATCATACACCAGCACTTCGGTGCAGCAATCCAAAGCCACCGATTCAAACATCCAGCCAGAGGTGTCGGGCCTGACTGCTCAGCAGCCAACCACTCATTCACAATCCACCGGTGCCAAACTCCAGCCAGATGTTAGCCAATCAAAAACCACTCACCCCACTACCCAACAAGGAGCAACACAGTCACAATCTACTGAAGCCTCAGCAAAACAGGACATAGCCATATCCTCCGCCATGGATCCAGCCGCTGATAGAAGCACCACCcccactaacaaacaaacaagcaggtAGGTTGACTCAAATCAGTAACACAAGCTATTTTGACATTCACTTTTGATTATGTAAGTTGGCTGTAGATGCTGAGTGACAagcattttctctttctttccagaCTGGTATTGAGTGACAGCCTCATTGCGGCTCTCCACACCTTGCAGAAGGCACTCAGTGAACCAAATGCATTCAGCCATCAAAATCCAGTATGTTCATCAGATACATTCTTATGCACATAAATGATAGTCAGCATAGTTCTTAACTTCAAGATATGTTTAAGGTTGTCTTAAAAGTGAATTGTATCATTATTTTGCTAAGAAAATGATTGTGCACTTGCATGGGGCCCTATGAGTTCTGTAATGTGGAAAATAACAAACATCCAGCCAGACATtccaaaaaaaatagaatttacaGTATAACCCTATAAttgtataaaaaagtaataaattattaaactgcTTAAACTTTATTAACTtagtttttgataattaaaatgtaaataaattaataggaCACCAGAATAGGGGTATTTGCAGAGTCTTTGATTGCATCAGTCATTTCCATTGTTACACTGAcgcatttaaattattaaaatagaaaaattagGCAAGCACCAGTATTGTTATTTCCCATCCAAAACTTTTCCATGTACTATTTGTGCCTCAGGCATGAATAATACCCCTTATCAGTTTCTAATCAGACAATTTTCTTAAAATTTTCATACGGCAGACCAAATAATAGGTGGAAACATTAGACTTGAATATATAAATTGAATACCAGACTTGAGGTTGGGTTTGATTTGCAGCTACTCTCAATACTTTAGCAGCACCATAGCGACCACACAAAATACCCTAGCAACACCATAGAAACCACAGCACCATAGAAAATACTGAGACACATGTCGTTCCAGTTCCAAAACTGTGGTGGCAACTTGTGCAAGAACAAGTGCCACTCATATTTTATAAAGAGAAAATCCAGACAAATCATTTGGTGCTGCAAAAATGACTCTCATTTAAAACAGAGCTATTCAGTCATATTGATGATCTGCAAGTGAATGAGCGTGTTGTATTTATTGTAATAGATGGTAGTGAAAGCCCGTTTCTGCCTTCTCTTCTTGTGTTGACAGAGGACAGCCTACACCACGGTTCTGCAGGAGTGGCTCAA
The sequence above is a segment of the Carassius carassius chromosome 9, fCarCar2.1, whole genome shotgun sequence genome. Coding sequences within it:
- the LOC132149424 gene encoding KN motif and ankyrin repeat domain-containing protein 2-like is translated as MAQVLHMDSSFPGKINPPEPPSLHGKDPEAPYSVETPYGYRLDLDFLKYVNDIEKGNTIKKVPVQRRPRYGSLPRGYGYTGSWWTSTESLCSNTSMDSRHSSYSYCAPGFHSSQRPSFSMARVEKTLLDARRKLEEEKDGRRFSNLDSMHSSMAGSNTSLSSAHSFNRAQGGGSYTPISSGLSTPVSPTPAHLQHVREQMAVALRKIRELEEQVKTIPVLQVKISVLQEEKRQLSVQLKSQKFLGHTLGFNRSRPRGELYIDIPEEETGNGTGAANRAAGSLSPTTPGSLQDSGCEIEETVIVGGARPGAKREVRTVGVGPEVEERPCRQVGVGVREEDLGLLPETEALKTKVGLLEVQLRKTMQELQSAQQQVEAAQRERQALSPQVDHAVRATSLGWQEQPGQAGGGLHTVVSFTQQPHQQRTVGIQVYTLEQPTVVGVGMLLRAQGCTSPNQSAATPEGPHRRPAESPAAEESPRELPIAISSKQVREVLKSEVSKSVPVTNQATAMDTKCSQVTAISQRFKEGEINQQSAEEATQIDRAKPASPQSTLRSIMKRKADGEPGSPYTKKNLQFIEVNGGYESTSSDDSSSESSDESDASEYHEATEKLPESTAQQSQVASCNPQSICETAAAQTPQYSTAQPPANHTAAQQSTSQSQASDAATQQQVTQSPAAEADIQNSVNQSSVTTTAHPEGIIQSTEAKCVFQGCTSQSTLEQDSVQLSYTSTSVQQSKATDSNIQPEVSGLTAQQPTTHSQSTGAKLQPDVSQSKTTHPTTQQGATQSQSTEASAKQDIAISSAMDPAADRSTTPTNKQTSRLVLSDSLIAALHTLQKALSEPNAFSHQNPRTAYTTVLQEWLKVSCHKAADTAVVKAYMDTFASISPQLLEFVINIADGNGNTALHYTVSHSNFPVVKLLLDTGLCNADKQNKAGYTAIMLTALAAFSSDSDLQTVLQLLSTGDVNAKASQAGQTAMMLAVSHGRGDMVKALLSCGAQVNLRDDDGSTALMCACEHGHVDIVRQLLSVPGCDATLTDNDGSTALSIALEASQNDIAVLLYAHLNFAKPPSPVSPKSPILGSSPPSSELK